In the Malus domestica chromosome 16, GDT2T_hap1 genome, one interval contains:
- the LOC103403895 gene encoding probable aquaporin NIP7-1, with amino-acid sequence MKGFSTNEICVSSSQTSNCTSTSGHSKDDQEMGSNAMSNGGNVLRNSMFLCFPLQINPNLVRAVLAEMVGTFILMFCVCGIIASTQLMKGEVGLLEYAATAGLTVVVVIFSIGSISGAHVNPAVTLAFATFGHFPWSRVPLYTLAQTLGSVLATYIGRLIYGIKPDLLTTRPLQSCASAFWVELIATFMIMFLAASLTHQAQAVGHLSGFVVGIAIGLAVLITGPISGGSMNPARSLGPAIVSWNFKDIWIYICGPTVGAVAGALLYQILHLRCPPPCSPSNSSSPNIHLLGQPLAYGAT; translated from the exons ATGAAAGGCTTTTCTACAAATGAAATTTGTGTTTCCTCTTCTCAAACTTCAAACTGCACATCAACCAGTGGCCATTCCAAAGATGACCAAGAAATGGGGTCTAATGCAATGTCAAATGGTGGAAATGTCTTGAGAAATTCAATGTTCTTGTGTTTTCCACTCCAGATAAATCCAAATCTTGTACGCGCG GTTTTGGCTGAGATGGTGGGGACTTTTATCTTGATGTTCTGTGTATGTGGGATCATAGCAAGCACACAGCTGATGAAAGGTGAAGTAGGTCTTCTGGAGTATGCAGCCACAGCAGGTTTAACAGTAGTAGTTGTTATTTTCTCCATAGGGTCTATCTCCGGTGCTCATGTCAACCCTGCTGTCACATTGGCCTTTGCCACCTTCGGTCATTTTCCATGGTCCAGG GTTCCTCTTTACACATTGGCACAAACACTGGGTTCTGTTCTGGCAACATATATTGGAAGGCTTATCTATGGCATAAAACCAGATCTCCTCACTACCAGACCACTGCAAAGCTGTGCTTCTGCCTTCTGGGTTGAGCTCATTGCAACTTTCATGATTATGTTCCTAGCTGCGTCATTGACACATCAAGCTCAAGCT GTTGGCCATTTGTCTGGATTTGTGGTTGGCATTGCCATCGGACTAGCTGTACTAATCACAGG GCCTATTTCAGGAGGGTCAATGAACCCAGCAAGGTCACTGGGACCTGCAATTGTTTCATGGAATTTCAAAGACATATGGATATATATTTGTGGACCAACTGTTGGAGCTGTCGCCGGTGCTCTCCTATATCAAATTCTTCATCTTCGATGCCCGCCACCCTGCAGTCCCAGTAACTCTTCCTCTCCAAATATACATCTGCTAGGGCAACCCTTGGCCTATGGAGCAACCTAA